A window from Roseburia sp. 499 encodes these proteins:
- a CDS encoding DUF3793 family protein → MSREMKYLIANVNMKALDAQLAFQCAPVLMNCKISNLLMVEKEKVEQVIQLFEETELSCKLLMISVEKAAFLIYRESELVSYLEQIEVQELMKTFGYVSCQLEKILEEFSKRYTKYVQADGDFPHEMGLLLGYPVEDVVGFIQNEGENFLYSGYWKVYTNLSEALEHFERYNQAKETAVRMVSEGKDIFHVLHTGSFQKTNQKQNMV, encoded by the coding sequence ATGAGTAGGGAAATGAAGTATCTGATTGCCAATGTGAACATGAAGGCGTTGGATGCGCAACTGGCATTTCAGTGTGCACCTGTATTGATGAATTGTAAGATTTCAAATCTTTTAATGGTAGAGAAAGAGAAAGTCGAACAGGTGATACAGTTGTTTGAAGAAACGGAATTGTCGTGTAAGCTGTTAATGATATCCGTAGAGAAAGCTGCTTTTTTGATTTATCGCGAGAGTGAATTAGTTTCTTATTTGGAACAAATCGAGGTTCAAGAGTTGATGAAAACATTTGGATATGTGAGTTGCCAATTAGAGAAGATTTTAGAGGAGTTTTCAAAACGATATACGAAATATGTGCAGGCAGATGGAGATTTTCCTCATGAAATGGGATTACTGTTAGGTTATCCGGTAGAAGATGTAGTGGGATTTATTCAGAATGAAGGAGAGAATTTTTTATATTCCGGATATTGGAAAGTGTATACGAATCTTTCGGAAGCGTTGGAGCATTTTGAACGCTATAATCAGGCGAAGGAAACAGCTGTGAGAATGGTTTCCGAAGGAAAGGACATTTTTCATGTACTACATACCGGCTCTTTTCAGAAAACGAATCAGAAACAAAATATGGTATAG
- a CDS encoding flavodoxin yields the protein MSKIIVAFWSQSGNTEAMANAIGRGITAAGKEAEVLHISNVSMDDLKQADCFALGCPAMGAEVLEEGEMEPFVAEVEGFAAGKKIALFGSYGWGDGEWMRDWEERMKSAGATIVNGEGLIIQETPDAAGEAECESLGKQLASL from the coding sequence ATGAGTAAGATTATTGTAGCATTCTGGTCTCAGTCAGGAAATACAGAAGCAATGGCAAATGCCATAGGAAGAGGAATTACTGCCGCAGGAAAGGAAGCGGAAGTGCTTCATATTTCTAACGTATCAATGGATGATTTGAAGCAGGCTGATTGTTTTGCGTTAGGTTGCCCAGCAATGGGAGCAGAGGTTTTGGAAGAAGGAGAGATGGAACCTTTCGTGGCAGAAGTAGAAGGATTTGCAGCAGGTAAGAAAATCGCTTTGTTTGGTTCTTACGGATGGGGCGATGGCGAATGGATGCGCGATTGGGAAGAACGCATGAAGTCAGCAGGAGCAACTATTGTAAATGGGGAAGGTTTAATTATACAAGAAACACCGGATGCAGCCGGTGAAGCAGAGTGCGAGAGTCTTGGAAAACAATTGGCATCTCTGTAA
- a CDS encoding DUF2325 domain-containing protein, translating to MSVVIIGGHDRMVCQYKKICKAHQCRAKVFTQMSGNLKEKIGSPDLIVLFTNTVSHKMVRCALTEAERTNADVVRCHTSSGTALEEILSEKCGA from the coding sequence ATGAGCGTAGTTATTATCGGTGGACATGACAGAATGGTCTGTCAGTATAAAAAGATTTGTAAGGCACATCAGTGCAGAGCGAAAGTGTTTACTCAGATGTCAGGTAACCTGAAAGAGAAAATAGGAAGTCCGGATTTAATTGTATTATTTACAAATACAGTATCTCATAAAATGGTACGTTGTGCGTTAACAGAGGCAGAGCGCACCAATGCGGATGTGGTGCGATGTCATACCAGTAGCGGAACTGCTTTGGAAGAAATTTTATCTGAAAAGTGCGGAGCATAG
- a CDS encoding IS110 family transposase, translating to MNLTQNDRLKQVTSDTLIVGVDVGSQTHFCRAFDWRGFELSRRVFKFSNTGMGFLTFLRWTEELMNKTEMKKVIVGCEPTGCYWLTFQKFLQDHGIQLVTVNPFTVNRSMELDDNSPEKSDLKDPKTIALLVKDGRYSTSYLPSGVYAEIREASVCRDQIMKQHVRLSNQIQGWLQKFFPEYFECYADWDSTSGLMLLKEAPLPQDILRIGAGGINQIWRDAKVRAAGIKRAQTLVEAAQNSVGLEAGEAARLEIWVLVNDYILKAEQLKRLDEYLEEKVKEVPNVEKLLAIKGVGMSTVIGFIAEVGDIGRFTDPKQIQKLAGLEIVKKSSGKKKGQPRISKRGRRKLRRTMYESARALMTWNPAFQDVFLYYRNRQRNPLGGMQAKIAVACKAIRVFYVVLQTGCDFDEEKFRRDIIRPEAA from the coding sequence ATGAATTTAACACAGAATGACAGACTTAAGCAAGTAACAAGTGACACTTTAATTGTTGGAGTTGATGTTGGATCACAAACTCACTTCTGCAGAGCGTTTGACTGGAGGGGATTTGAACTCTCCCGAAGAGTATTCAAGTTTAGTAACACCGGAATGGGATTCCTCACTTTTCTTAGGTGGACAGAGGAACTCATGAATAAGACCGAAATGAAGAAGGTGATTGTCGGCTGCGAGCCTACCGGATGCTACTGGCTTACTTTTCAGAAGTTCTTACAGGACCATGGTATTCAGCTTGTAACGGTTAATCCGTTTACAGTTAACAGGAGCATGGAACTGGATGATAACAGCCCTGAGAAAAGTGATTTAAAGGATCCTAAGACAATTGCGTTGCTTGTGAAAGATGGAAGGTATTCAACTTCTTATCTTCCAAGTGGAGTGTATGCTGAAATCCGAGAGGCCTCTGTTTGCAGAGACCAGATCATGAAACAGCATGTACGTCTGTCAAATCAGATACAGGGATGGCTTCAGAAGTTCTTTCCGGAGTATTTTGAGTGTTATGCCGATTGGGATTCTACCAGTGGACTTATGCTTCTGAAAGAGGCACCACTTCCACAGGATATCCTAAGAATCGGAGCAGGTGGAATCAATCAGATATGGCGTGATGCAAAGGTGCGTGCGGCAGGCATAAAGAGGGCGCAGACCCTGGTAGAAGCCGCACAGAATAGTGTAGGACTGGAAGCCGGTGAGGCTGCAAGACTTGAGATATGGGTTCTTGTAAATGACTACATCCTGAAAGCAGAACAGTTAAAAAGGCTTGATGAATACCTGGAGGAAAAAGTAAAAGAAGTACCAAATGTGGAGAAACTGCTCGCCATTAAAGGAGTAGGGATGAGTACTGTGATTGGTTTTATTGCAGAGGTTGGTGATATCGGACGTTTCACTGATCCAAAGCAGATACAGAAGCTTGCAGGACTAGAGATAGTCAAAAAGAGCTCAGGTAAAAAGAAAGGTCAGCCAAGAATCAGTAAGAGGGGCAGAAGAAAACTACGAAGAACCATGTATGAATCAGCACGTGCATTAATGACATGGAACCCTGCATTTCAGGATGTTTTCCTTTATTACAGGAACAGACAGAGGAACCCTCTTGGAGGAATGCAGGCAAAGATAGCAGTTGCGTGTAAGGCAATTCGGGTATTCTACGTAGTATTACAAACAGGCTGTGACTTTGATGAGGAGAAGTTCCGAAGGGACATCATCAGGCCGGAGGCAGCCTAA